The sequence GGTGTCTCGAGCCAGTGCGCCGTAGAACCGGGCCGGGTCGGACTGCTCGAAGCGGAACTGCGACAGCAGCCGAACCGACCGCGACAGTGTCGCGCGCCTGGCGAAGACGTCGGTGGCGGTCATTTTCGACGGCCGCTTGCGTGAGGAGACGACATCAAGGCGAACCATACGCAGCGGTTACGCTGGCACGGATGTCCAACCGTGCCGTTCGCTCCGTGCTGCTGTTGTGCTGGCGCGATACCGGCCATCCGCAGGGCGGCGGCAGCGAGGCCTATCTGCAGCGCATCGGTGCGCAATTGGCCGCCTCCGGGATTGATGTGACGCTGCGGACGGCCCGCTATGCCGGTGCCCCGCGCAACGAAACCGTCGACGGGGTGAAGATCAACCGCGCAGGCGGCACCAACTCGATCTACATCTGGGCGGGACTGGCGATGGTGGCGGCCCGCATCGGTCTCGGCCCGCTGCGCAAGGCTCGCCCGGACGTGGTCATCGACACCCAGAACGGGCTGCCGTTCCTTGCCCGGCTCGCCTACGGCCGCCGCGTCGTCGTGCTGGTGCACCACTGCCACCGCGAACTGTGGCCGGTGGCCGGCCGGCTGAAGGGTCGGTTCGGCTGGTTCGTCGAGTCACGGCTTTCGCCGTGGCTGCACCGGCGCAACCAGTACGTGACGGTGTCGCTGCCGTCGGCGCGGGACCTGACCGACCTCGGTGTGGACGCAGCGCGTATCGCGGTGGTGCGCAACGGGCTCGACGAGGCGCCTGCGGCGACGCTCGAACTGCCCCGTGCAGATCATCCGCGTGTCGCCGTGCTGAGCAGGCTGGTGCCGCACAAGCAGATCGAGGACGCGCTGACCGCCGTCGCCGAGCTGCGGCCGCGGATCAGCGGCCTGCACCTCGACATCGTCGGTGGCGGCTGGTGGCGCGACCGGCTCGTCGACCACGCGCGGGCGCTCGGCGTTTCGGACGCGGTGACCTTTCATGGCCACGTCGACGACAACGCCAAACACGAAGTGCTGCAACGGTGCTGGCTGCACGTGTTGCCATCGCGCAAGGAGGGCTGGGGCCTCGCGGTCACCGAGGCCGCCCAGCACGGGGTGCCGACCGTCGGCTACCGGTACTCCGGCGGGTTGACCGACTCGGTCGTCGACGGCGTCACCGGTCTGCTCGTCGACGACCACGCCGAGATGGTCGCGGGCATCGAGCGGCTGCTGACCGACCCCGTCCTGCGCGACCAGCTGGGCGGCAAGGCGCAGGCCCGCAGCGCCGAGTTCTCGTGGCGCCAGAGCGCCGAGGCGATGCGAGACGTGCTGGAATCGATGCTGGCGGGCGACCGCGTCAGCGGCGTCGTCCCGGCATCCGCCTAAGCGGCATTCCCGTTGCGCCCAAACCAACGATCGGGCGGAAAAGTGCGAGTAAACGCCGCCATTTTGTCGATCTCAGCGCCGCCCCGGCGAAGCCAAGCCTCGTACACGCGCGCGAGGATTTCGCTCGGACGGTCCTCGTTGAGCACCCGGATGACCTGCCAACCGAGCCGTTCGATCTTCGGAATACGCCTGGCATCCTTGACGTACTGGGGGCGATCGGTCCGATGTTGCTCACCGTCGTACTCGACCGCCAGGTGAAGCTCATGCCATCCCATGTCGAGGAAAGCGAACGGTTCGGCGCCGTCGAACACCGGAATCTGGGTTTCGGGAATCGGAAAGCCGTTGTCGATCAACAGCAATCGCAGCCAACTCTCCTTCAGCGATGCGGCGCCGGGATCGACCATCGAAAGAAGCTCGCGCAGCTGCCGGACCCCCCGAACCGGACCGTATCGCGACATGAGCATGGCCACGTCTTCCGCTGTGAAGGGTGCCGCGCGCATCAACGCATCGAGCCGGCCGAGGGCCATCGACCGCTTCTGGTATCGGCCCATGTCGAAGGCGGTGCGCGCAGGAGTCGTCACCGGCAGCCCGGCAACAGTGACGACCTCGTCGTCGGCGATGCGATCCATCCGCACGACGAGACCGGGTTGGCGGCGTCTCTCGTCGACCAGGATTTCGATCGGATGGTTGCCGTCGACCCAGTCGGCGCCGTGCAGGGCCGATGCGGCGACACCGGCGATGACGCCGTCCCGGTTCGATGTGAGCCACGCCCCTGTCGTCCTGTCGTGTAGCGACGGCGTCGACCATATCGGACTGTGAACGCCCCGGAACATCGGCCGATACCAACGCCGCAAGTCGTGCCGGGACAGGCCGTCGGCCAGTGCTTCTCTACCAAGAAATACTTCCCCCATGGATCGCATCGTGCTCCGGCGGTCCGACACGCGCCGAGATCGACGAAATGGCGCGATCTTCTCGCACTTTGCCGCCCGATCGTTGGTTTGGGCGTAAAGGGTCAGGCGTCGAAGGCGATGGGAAGCGTTGCCGGGCCGCTGATTCCGACCATCGGCTTCCACTGCGCGATGCCGTCGCGACGCAGGTTGGGCATGCGGCTTGCCATCGTCGACAACGCCGTGGCGATCTCACGCCGGGCGAGGTTCGCACCGAGGCAGTAGTGCGCGCCCGCGCCGAACGTCTGCATCGGCGGCGCGTCCTCGCGCGTGATGTCGAAACGCTCCGGCTCGACGAACACGTCGGCGTCGTGGTTGGCGGCTGCCGTGTTGCACATGACGAACGTGGCCGCAGGGATCGTCACGCCGCCGATCTCGACGTCCTCGGTCGTCATCCGCATCGCACCGAAAATCACCGGGCTGAAACGCATGACCTCTTCGACGGCCTTCATCGCCAGCTCCGGACGCTCGCCGAGCAGCGCCCACTGCTCGGGATAGTCGCAGAACACCTCCAGAGCGGCGGCCACCTGGTTGCGGGTGGTGTCCGTGCCTGCCATCAGGATTCCGGCGGCCAGCATCCGCAGCTCGCCGATCGACAAGCGGTCGCCGTCGTCCTCGGCCCGGATCATCTCCGAAATCAGGTCCTCGGTGAGGGATTCGCGCCTGTGCGCCACCATGTCGTCGATGTAGTCGTCGAGCTCTGCCCACGCGGTCAGGATGTCGTTCTCGTACTCGGCGACGTTCCAGCTGAACAGCTTGAAGAAGTCGTCGGCCCAGTCGGAGAACTGTCGCCAGTCTTCGCGCGGGGCACCCAGCAGCGCCGAGATGATCGGCACCGGATACGGCCGCGCGATCTCGGCGACCGCCTCGCACCGTCCGTCGGCGCCCAGTGAATCGATCAGCTCATTGATGACGTCGGCGATGATGCCGTCGAGCCGGTTGACCGACCGCGGCGTGAACGCCTTCGACACGAGCCTGCGCAACCGGGTGTGGTCGTCCCCGTTCATGGCCAGCAGCGACGTGCTCGCGCGGTGCCACAGCGGTCCCGACGTGATGCCCTGCGTCTCCAGCCCGAGGCCTCGCGGCACCTGGAACCGGGCGTCGCGCAGTGTCTCGCGCACGAGCTGGTAGCGCAGAATTTCGGGGCCGTGCGCCCCCATCGCTATCGGGCCCTGCTCGAGGGCCTTGCGGAGATTCCGGTGCGCCTCGTCGGGAGTCGTCGCTTCCTCGTACTCCACGGTCGGCAGGTCGGCTTCCAACACACTCGACGCAGTCATGGAAACCATGCTTCTTCGGTGTGAAGTGGGTCACTAGCGTAGTCCACTACCCCAGTCGGCGACGGACCAGCGCGACGAGCGCACCGACGCCGCCGACAGCCAGCATCGTCAGCCATAAACCATGCATGACAAGCATCAACGCCCGGTGCGGCGCAGCCGGGTGATCGCCGCCGATCCGCGTCACCGTCAGCTCGCCTGCCGTCTCAGTGACCAGCCACCCCACGCCGGCGCGGGCCAACTCGTCGCGGTCGGCGCCCGTCGCCAGCAGCCGTTCGACCTCGCGTGCGCGCCCGCCCTCGCCGGGCACCACACGGCCCGAGATCGTCAGGTCGCCGGTCGTCAACACATCGGCGGTGACCCAGCGCGGAAGCGGATCGAGCACCGGCGCATCGCCTGCCCACGAGAAGATCCGCATGCTGCCCGGCGGCCGCACCGCCACGGGACGCGGATCGTCGTTGATCGTCGCCGCGGCCGTGGCCCAGCCGGCCGGGTACTGCACGGCGACCACCTTGCCGCCGACCCCCCACGCCAGATCGGGCAGCGTCGCGATCAGGGCCAGACTGCAGACGGCCGCCGCGGCGACGGCGGGCAGCCACCGCCGCAATGTCAGCACGGTCGCGGCAGCGGCCAGCGTGTAGCCCGGCACCGCCAACGCCACCCACTTCTGCGCATCGCGGAGCACACCGAGCCCCGGCAGCGCCCGCACCATCGACTCGACGGCAGCGAGTCCGGGCGTCGTCGCCATCAGCGCGGGAACCACGACGGCGGCCGCGGCCAGCGCCAGTAGCGGAACCGCGGCGGGTGTGCGGATGACGACCGGTAGACCCGCGGCCACCACACCCAGCAGCACGACCGCGGCGATGACTGCGAAAAGCGTTGTCCGCGAGGATGGTACAGCGTCGGAGTTCCAGATACCGCCCAGGCTGGCAAGGCTCCCCAGCGTGGCGAGGCCCGGTTCGGCCCGCGCCGCGAACGCGGACACGCCCTCGGCCTGTGACGACGACAAGGACTCTGCGGCCAGCGCGGCCGTCAGCCACGGCAGGGCCGCCAGGATCGCCGCACCGAGCCCGACGCCCGCGCACAGAAGCCGTGACCGACCCGAACCCGGCGCGGATGCCGTCACCACCGCGACGGCCGCGGCCAGCATCAGCCCCGTCGGCGTCAGCCCGGCCAGCGCCGTCCAGAACGCCAGCGCGCAGATCTCGGCCCACAGCGCGCCTTTACCCGCGCGCATCGCCAGCACGGTCGCCGCCACCCACGGCAGACACCCGTACCCGACCAGCAGGCTCCAGTGCCCCTGCAGAAGCCGTTCGCCGACATAGGGATTCCACACCGCGAGCGTCGCGGCGAGAAATTGACCCGGCACACCGGCATCGGGCAGAACACGAGCCGCCAACCGTGCGGCGCCCCAGCCCGCGAGGCACAGCCCGGCGACGAGCAGCATCTTCACCACGACACCGCCGTCGACGACGTGCGACGCCAACGCGACTGCGAAGTCCTGGGGAAGGGCCCGCGGGGCAGCGGCCGAAAGGCCAAGTGCCGCATCGGACAGATACGAACGCGGAGTGGAAACGGCGTCGCGTAACAGGAGATAGCCGGGCGCCAGCAACGGGCCGGTCACCACAAGAGCGAGCGCCAGCGCATAGGCCGGCGCCCAGAACCTCGTCAGGAAACGGCTTATCGGTCCGGTGGCTGTCTGGGCCGCTGCGTCGGCAACTGCATCTTCTCGGTCTTCGCCTCCGCGCCGGGCACCTTGATGCCCTGGGTGTCGAAGAAACCGTGATCGGCCTCGTCGAGGCCGGGGTCGATCAGAGTGGACTCCGCACGCAGGCTGAACGATCCCAGCAGCGCGCCGCCGACCAGCGAGACCAGCCCGATGGCGGTGAACGTGATCGGCAGGATGCGACCCCACAGCGCGACCCGGTCCCGCTCGTCGCGTGCGGTGGCGACCTGCGACTCCACCGTCTGCTCGGTGGAGGTGACGGTGTAGTCGACGAACGTGACCTCGGGCCGCAGGGCCTCACGCGCGTAGTACTGGTTGGCCCGTTCCTTGGACCTGACGATGGTGCCCGACACCGGATCGACCCAGAAGGTGCGCTGGGCGGCGTAGAAGCGGGTCATGGTGATCCGCTCTTCGGGATCGCCGGGCAGGCCCCACATGCCCGCGGTCGCGGACACCTGGCTGTCCTCGTCGTCGTCGTACAGCGACGCGTACTTGACCGGTTCGACGAGCTTGCCGTCGGCGTCGTAGCCGACGTTCTGCGTGAACCGGTAGGTCGTCAGCCCGTTGACGTCTTCCTCGCCGTCGTAGTTGGCATCGAAGGCTTTCTGGGCGATCGGGTCGAAGAAGGGGTACGTCTTCTTCTCCGTATCGAACGGGAAGCGGTAGGCAAGCCCCTCGTGCGGCAGTGCGATGTTGGTCGGCGGCTGGTCGTCCTCGATCGTGCGCGGCTTCTGCACTGCACCACCGGGATTGCTCTCACTGGAGACCGCCATCGCGGTCTTGCGGTCGACGGTGACGGTGTCGACGAGGGCCAGCAGAAGGCCGTTGTCCTGTTGTTTGTCGGTGCGACGCAGCGTCGTGCCGACCTGGAGGGTGACGACGTCGGCGTTGGACGGCGCCTCGACACTGACCTGCTGCTGCTGGCTCACCGGTCTGTTCTTGCCGATCTCGAACTTCGGGGCGGAAAGCGACGCGGGGTCGAAGGCCGTTCCGGTGCCGTCGCTGACCAGGGTGGCGTCCAGGTCCAACGGGATCTTCGTGATCTTGCTCTTGGTGTAGGTCGTGAGCAGCAGCGCGGCGATCAACAGGGCAGCACCGAGCCCCAAGATTCCGCACGCCGCGATCCGCAACGCCACTGCGCGGTTCAAACCGTTCCTCCCGTGCTCCATGTCGCCGGCGTCCGGCTCCGTCGGTTTGGGCTGCCCCAATGGGAAGCGACCCTAACAGCACAAACTAAGGCCATCGTTTACCACGACGGCTTACCGGCCCTGCCGTATTGCACACTGGTCGCTGTGTCCGGTTCCGAAGCGCGCTCCGAGGGCGTTGGCGGCACGCGCGGATTCCTGCCGCCCGTCGAGGGCATGCGTGCCTGCGCTGCCGTCGGGGTCGTCGTCACCCACGTGGCATTTCAGACCGGGCACACCGGCGGAGTGGTCGGGCGGCTGTTCGGCCGCTTCGACCTGGCGGTCGCGGTGTTCTTCGCGTTGTCTGGCTTCCTGCTGTGGCGCGGCCACGCCGCGGCGGCGCGCGGCCTTCGCCCCGTGCCCGCGACCGGGCACTATCTCCGCTCCCGCCTTGTCCGCATCATGCCCGCCTACCTGGTTGCGGTCGTGGTGATCCTGACGCTGCTGCCCGACGTGAAGGCCGATCTCACGGT is a genomic window of Mycobacterium sp. ITM-2016-00318 containing:
- a CDS encoding cytochrome P450, which codes for MTASSVLEADLPTVEYEEATTPDEAHRNLRKALEQGPIAMGAHGPEILRYQLVRETLRDARFQVPRGLGLETQGITSGPLWHRASTSLLAMNGDDHTRLRRLVSKAFTPRSVNRLDGIIADVINELIDSLGADGRCEAVAEIARPYPVPIISALLGAPREDWRQFSDWADDFFKLFSWNVAEYENDILTAWAELDDYIDDMVAHRRESLTEDLISEMIRAEDDGDRLSIGELRMLAAGILMAGTDTTRNQVAAALEVFCDYPEQWALLGERPELAMKAVEEVMRFSPVIFGAMRMTTEDVEIGGVTIPAATFVMCNTAAANHDADVFVEPERFDITREDAPPMQTFGAGAHYCLGANLARREIATALSTMASRMPNLRRDGIAQWKPMVGISGPATLPIAFDA
- a CDS encoding DUF3068 domain-containing protein, whose amino-acid sequence is MNRAVALRIAACGILGLGAALLIAALLLTTYTKSKITKIPLDLDATLVSDGTGTAFDPASLSAPKFEIGKNRPVSQQQQVSVEAPSNADVVTLQVGTTLRRTDKQQDNGLLLALVDTVTVDRKTAMAVSSESNPGGAVQKPRTIEDDQPPTNIALPHEGLAYRFPFDTEKKTYPFFDPIAQKAFDANYDGEEDVNGLTTYRFTQNVGYDADGKLVEPVKYASLYDDDEDSQVSATAGMWGLPGDPEERITMTRFYAAQRTFWVDPVSGTIVRSKERANQYYAREALRPEVTFVDYTVTSTEQTVESQVATARDERDRVALWGRILPITFTAIGLVSLVGGALLGSFSLRAESTLIDPGLDEADHGFFDTQGIKVPGAEAKTEKMQLPTQRPRQPPDR
- a CDS encoding glycosyltransferase family 4 protein, encoding MSNRAVRSVLLLCWRDTGHPQGGGSEAYLQRIGAQLAASGIDVTLRTARYAGAPRNETVDGVKINRAGGTNSIYIWAGLAMVAARIGLGPLRKARPDVVIDTQNGLPFLARLAYGRRVVVLVHHCHRELWPVAGRLKGRFGWFVESRLSPWLHRRNQYVTVSLPSARDLTDLGVDAARIAVVRNGLDEAPAATLELPRADHPRVAVLSRLVPHKQIEDALTAVAELRPRISGLHLDIVGGGWWRDRLVDHARALGVSDAVTFHGHVDDNAKHEVLQRCWLHVLPSRKEGWGLAVTEAAQHGVPTVGYRYSGGLTDSVVDGVTGLLVDDHAEMVAGIERLLTDPVLRDQLGGKAQARSAEFSWRQSAEAMRDVLESMLAGDRVSGVVPASA
- a CDS encoding DUF559 domain-containing protein; this encodes MRSMGEVFLGREALADGLSRHDLRRWYRPMFRGVHSPIWSTPSLHDRTTGAWLTSNRDGVIAGVAASALHGADWVDGNHPIEILVDERRRQPGLVVRMDRIADDEVVTVAGLPVTTPARTAFDMGRYQKRSMALGRLDALMRAAPFTAEDVAMLMSRYGPVRGVRQLRELLSMVDPGAASLKESWLRLLLIDNGFPIPETQIPVFDGAEPFAFLDMGWHELHLAVEYDGEQHRTDRPQYVKDARRIPKIERLGWQVIRVLNEDRPSEILARVYEAWLRRGGAEIDKMAAFTRTFPPDRWFGRNGNAA